One Phalacrocorax aristotelis chromosome 11, bGulAri2.1, whole genome shotgun sequence DNA segment encodes these proteins:
- the LOC142063427 gene encoding phosphatidylinositol-binding clathrin assembly protein-like isoform X5: MMSGQSITDRITAAQHSVTGSAVAKAVCKATTHEVMGPKKKHLDYLIQCTNEMNVNIPQLADTLFERTANSSWVVVFKALITTHHLMMYGNERFIQYLASRNTLFNLNNYLDKSAMQGYDMSTFIRRYSRYLNEKALSYRLVAVDFTKMKRGIDGVMRTMNAEKLLKTLPIIQNQLDTLLDFDANPNELTNGVINAAFMLLFKDSIRLFAAYNEGIINLLERYFDMKKNQCKEGLDIYKKFLARMTKLSEFLKVAEQVGIDQGDIPDLTQAPSSLLEALEQHLASVEGKKTKEVSAASRASALSSAVSTLANTGMSFSRMDEKEKQQALEEEQARLQALKEQRLREISVVSNSTSTSASPSTLSGKSVNTTVAVDLFAVPAPTTNSMPNLSSDLFDLQPAFVPTVQSTPAISTSASTAWGGFPLHSAPPSTTSSTINVDFDAVFGGKSTAPEYRTTGDDVLQPTVASQSQRTTSANQQSGKILANDLDSSLANLVGNLGFGGTPSKKSDMQWTQPTEKKLTGGTNWQAKTSTSTTWNPTPLPAIPHMVPAPIAYPLTTPQVPVYGMVPPQIGAAPLMAPQSMMYTQPGLRPTNPFAPVSETQIQFM; encoded by the exons ATGATGTCGGGACAGTCGATCACCGACCGCATCACGGCGGCGCAGCACAGTGTCACTGGCTCAGCCGTCGCCAAAGCCGTCTGCAAGGCGACGACCCACGAGGTGATGGGCCCCAAGAAGAAGCACCTGGACT ATCTAATACAGTGCACAAATGAAATGAATGTGAATATTCCGCAGTTGGCAGACACACTCTTTGAGAGAACTGCAAACAGTAGCTGGGTTGTAGTGTTCAAAGCTCTAATTACAACACACCACCTCATGATGTATGGAAACGAG CGCTTTATCCAGTATCTTGCATCCCGAAACACTTTGTTCAATTTAAATAACTACCTGGACAAAAGTGCCATGCAGG GTTATGATATGTCTACCTTCATTAGGCGATATAGCAGATACTTGAATGAAAAAGCACTTTCATATAGACTTGTAGCAGTTGACTTCACCAAAATGAAGAGAGG GATAGATGGAGTGATGAGAACCATGAATGctgaaaagctgctgaaaaccCTTCCAATCATACAGAACCAGCTTGACACACTCCTTGATTTTGAT GCAAATCCAAATGAACTAACAAATGGTGTTATAAATGCTGCCTTCATGCTCCTCTTTAAAGATTCCATTAGACTTTTTGCAGCATACAATGAGGGGATTATTAATCTTTTAG aaagatattttgatATGAAGAAGAACCAGTGCAAAGAAGGCTTGGATATTTACAAAAAATTTCTAGCCAGAATGACCAAATTGTCAGAATTCCTCAAAGTAGCAGAG CAAGTTGGAATTGATCAGGGTGACATTCCAGATCTTACTCAG GCACCCAGCAGCTTgcttgaagcactggaacagcaTTTGGCCTctgtggaggggaagaaaacaaaagaagtctctgctgccagcag aGCTAGTGCCCTATCCAGTGCTGTTTCCACACTTGCCAACACAGGAATGTCATTTAGCAGGatggatgagaaagaaaagcagcaggcatTGGAGGAGGAGCAAGCTAGACTGCAGGCACTTAAG GAGCAGCGATTAAGGGAGATTTCTGTAGTATCAAATTCCACTTCCACATCAGCATCCCCAAGCACCTTATCAGGAAAAAGTGTGAATACCACTGTAGCTGTTGACCTCTTTGCAGTACCAGCACCCACAACAAACAG CATGCCCAACCTTTCTAGTGATCTTTTTGATCTTCAGCCTGCATTTGTTCCAACTGTGCAGAGTACTCCAGCTATATCAACATCAGCAAGCACTGCTTGGGGAG GTTTTCCTCTTCATTCAGCTCCTCCAAGTACCACCTCTTCAACAATAAATGTCGACTTTGATGCTGTTTTTGGAGGAAAATCTACAGCACCAGAATACAGGACTACAGGTG ATGATGTATTGCAACCCACGGTAGCATCACAAAGTCAAAGAACCACTTCAGCCAATCAGCAGAGTGGAAAAATTTTGGCAAATGACCTCGATTCTTCACTTGCTAATCTAGTGGGAA atCTCGGCTTTGGAGGAACTCCATCCAAAAA ATCGGATATGCAGTGGACCCAGCCTACAGAGAAAAAACTTACTGGTGGAACAAACTGGCAAGCAAAAACAAGCACATCGACCACATGGAACCCTACTCCCTTACCTGCTATTCCACATATG GTACCTGCTCCTATCGCATACCCATTGACCACACCTCAAGTGCCTGTATATGGAATG GTACCTCCTCAGATTGGAGCTGCTCCCTTGATGGCACCCCAGTCAATGATGTATACGCAGCCTGGTCTAAGGCCAACAAATCCTTTTGCACCTGTTTCTGAAACTCAG ATACAGTTTATGTAG
- the LOC142063427 gene encoding phosphatidylinositol-binding clathrin assembly protein-like isoform X2, translated as MMSGQSITDRITAAQHSVTGSAVAKAVCKATTHEVMGPKKKHLDYLIQCTNEMNVNIPQLADTLFERTANSSWVVVFKALITTHHLMMYGNERFIQYLASRNTLFNLNNYLDKSAMQGYDMSTFIRRYSRYLNEKALSYRLVAVDFTKMKRGIDGVMRTMNAEKLLKTLPIIQNQLDTLLDFDANPNELTNGVINAAFMLLFKDSIRLFAAYNEGIINLLERYFDMKKNQCKEGLDIYKKFLARMTKLSEFLKVAEQVGIDQGDIPDLTQAPSSLLEALEQHLASVEGKKTKEVSAASRASALSSAVSTLANTGMSFSRMDEKEKQQALEEEQARLQALKEQRLREISVVSNSTSTSASPSTLSGKSVNTTVAVDLFAVPAPTTNSMPNLSSDLFDLQPAFVPTVQSTPAISTSASTAWGGPFSSSNGCVGSPPHLDIFDMKPVEEAVKSTTPFINSTFSSKQTVELFSDDFSGNKPTYASVYHPLTIDGFPLHSAPPSTTSSTINVDFDAVFGGKSTAPEYRTTDDVLQPTVASQSQRTTSANQQSGKILANDLDSSLANLVGNLGFGGTPSKKSDMQWTQPTEKKLTGGTNWQAKTSTSTTWNPTPLPAIPHMVPAPIAYPLTTPQVPVYGMVPPQIGAAPLMAPQSMMYTQPGLRPTNPFAPVSETQIQFM; from the exons ATGATGTCGGGACAGTCGATCACCGACCGCATCACGGCGGCGCAGCACAGTGTCACTGGCTCAGCCGTCGCCAAAGCCGTCTGCAAGGCGACGACCCACGAGGTGATGGGCCCCAAGAAGAAGCACCTGGACT ATCTAATACAGTGCACAAATGAAATGAATGTGAATATTCCGCAGTTGGCAGACACACTCTTTGAGAGAACTGCAAACAGTAGCTGGGTTGTAGTGTTCAAAGCTCTAATTACAACACACCACCTCATGATGTATGGAAACGAG CGCTTTATCCAGTATCTTGCATCCCGAAACACTTTGTTCAATTTAAATAACTACCTGGACAAAAGTGCCATGCAGG GTTATGATATGTCTACCTTCATTAGGCGATATAGCAGATACTTGAATGAAAAAGCACTTTCATATAGACTTGTAGCAGTTGACTTCACCAAAATGAAGAGAGG GATAGATGGAGTGATGAGAACCATGAATGctgaaaagctgctgaaaaccCTTCCAATCATACAGAACCAGCTTGACACACTCCTTGATTTTGAT GCAAATCCAAATGAACTAACAAATGGTGTTATAAATGCTGCCTTCATGCTCCTCTTTAAAGATTCCATTAGACTTTTTGCAGCATACAATGAGGGGATTATTAATCTTTTAG aaagatattttgatATGAAGAAGAACCAGTGCAAAGAAGGCTTGGATATTTACAAAAAATTTCTAGCCAGAATGACCAAATTGTCAGAATTCCTCAAAGTAGCAGAG CAAGTTGGAATTGATCAGGGTGACATTCCAGATCTTACTCAG GCACCCAGCAGCTTgcttgaagcactggaacagcaTTTGGCCTctgtggaggggaagaaaacaaaagaagtctctgctgccagcag aGCTAGTGCCCTATCCAGTGCTGTTTCCACACTTGCCAACACAGGAATGTCATTTAGCAGGatggatgagaaagaaaagcagcaggcatTGGAGGAGGAGCAAGCTAGACTGCAGGCACTTAAG GAGCAGCGATTAAGGGAGATTTCTGTAGTATCAAATTCCACTTCCACATCAGCATCCCCAAGCACCTTATCAGGAAAAAGTGTGAATACCACTGTAGCTGTTGACCTCTTTGCAGTACCAGCACCCACAACAAACAG CATGCCCAACCTTTCTAGTGATCTTTTTGATCTTCAGCCTGCATTTGTTCCAACTGTGCAGAGTACTCCAGCTATATCAACATCAGCAAGCACTGCTTGGGGAG GTCCTTTCTCGTCCTCAAATGGTTGTGTTGGTTCTCCACCTCATCTGGACATCTTTGACATGAAGCCAGTTGAAGAAGCTGTAAAATCTACTACCCCTTTCATCAATTCTACTTTTTCCTCCAAACAAACGGTGGAACTGTTTAGtg ATGACTTTAGTGGTAATAAACCTACATATGCTTCTGTGTATCATCCTCTGACTATTGATg GTTTTCCTCTTCATTCAGCTCCTCCAAGTACCACCTCTTCAACAATAAATGTCGACTTTGATGCTGTTTTTGGAGGAAAATCTACAGCACCAGAATACAGGACTACAG ATGATGTATTGCAACCCACGGTAGCATCACAAAGTCAAAGAACCACTTCAGCCAATCAGCAGAGTGGAAAAATTTTGGCAAATGACCTCGATTCTTCACTTGCTAATCTAGTGGGAA atCTCGGCTTTGGAGGAACTCCATCCAAAAA ATCGGATATGCAGTGGACCCAGCCTACAGAGAAAAAACTTACTGGTGGAACAAACTGGCAAGCAAAAACAAGCACATCGACCACATGGAACCCTACTCCCTTACCTGCTATTCCACATATG GTACCTGCTCCTATCGCATACCCATTGACCACACCTCAAGTGCCTGTATATGGAATG GTACCTCCTCAGATTGGAGCTGCTCCCTTGATGGCACCCCAGTCAATGATGTATACGCAGCCTGGTCTAAGGCCAACAAATCCTTTTGCACCTGTTTCTGAAACTCAG ATACAGTTTATGTAG
- the LOC142063427 gene encoding phosphatidylinositol-binding clathrin assembly protein-like isoform X1: MMSGQSITDRITAAQHSVTGSAVAKAVCKATTHEVMGPKKKHLDYLIQCTNEMNVNIPQLADTLFERTANSSWVVVFKALITTHHLMMYGNERFIQYLASRNTLFNLNNYLDKSAMQGYDMSTFIRRYSRYLNEKALSYRLVAVDFTKMKRGIDGVMRTMNAEKLLKTLPIIQNQLDTLLDFDANPNELTNGVINAAFMLLFKDSIRLFAAYNEGIINLLERYFDMKKNQCKEGLDIYKKFLARMTKLSEFLKVAEQVGIDQGDIPDLTQAPSSLLEALEQHLASVEGKKTKEVSAASRASALSSAVSTLANTGMSFSRMDEKEKQQALEEEQARLQALKEQRLREISVVSNSTSTSASPSTLSGKSVNTTVAVDLFAVPAPTTNSMPNLSSDLFDLQPAFVPTVQSTPAISTSASTAWGGPFSSSNGCVGSPPHLDIFDMKPVEEAVKSTTPFINSTFSSKQTVELFSDDFSGNKPTYASVYHPLTIDGFPLHSAPPSTTSSTINVDFDAVFGGKSTAPEYRTTGDDVLQPTVASQSQRTTSANQQSGKILANDLDSSLANLVGNLGFGGTPSKKSDMQWTQPTEKKLTGGTNWQAKTSTSTTWNPTPLPAIPHMVPAPIAYPLTTPQVPVYGMVPPQIGAAPLMAPQSMMYTQPGLRPTNPFAPVSETQIQFM; encoded by the exons ATGATGTCGGGACAGTCGATCACCGACCGCATCACGGCGGCGCAGCACAGTGTCACTGGCTCAGCCGTCGCCAAAGCCGTCTGCAAGGCGACGACCCACGAGGTGATGGGCCCCAAGAAGAAGCACCTGGACT ATCTAATACAGTGCACAAATGAAATGAATGTGAATATTCCGCAGTTGGCAGACACACTCTTTGAGAGAACTGCAAACAGTAGCTGGGTTGTAGTGTTCAAAGCTCTAATTACAACACACCACCTCATGATGTATGGAAACGAG CGCTTTATCCAGTATCTTGCATCCCGAAACACTTTGTTCAATTTAAATAACTACCTGGACAAAAGTGCCATGCAGG GTTATGATATGTCTACCTTCATTAGGCGATATAGCAGATACTTGAATGAAAAAGCACTTTCATATAGACTTGTAGCAGTTGACTTCACCAAAATGAAGAGAGG GATAGATGGAGTGATGAGAACCATGAATGctgaaaagctgctgaaaaccCTTCCAATCATACAGAACCAGCTTGACACACTCCTTGATTTTGAT GCAAATCCAAATGAACTAACAAATGGTGTTATAAATGCTGCCTTCATGCTCCTCTTTAAAGATTCCATTAGACTTTTTGCAGCATACAATGAGGGGATTATTAATCTTTTAG aaagatattttgatATGAAGAAGAACCAGTGCAAAGAAGGCTTGGATATTTACAAAAAATTTCTAGCCAGAATGACCAAATTGTCAGAATTCCTCAAAGTAGCAGAG CAAGTTGGAATTGATCAGGGTGACATTCCAGATCTTACTCAG GCACCCAGCAGCTTgcttgaagcactggaacagcaTTTGGCCTctgtggaggggaagaaaacaaaagaagtctctgctgccagcag aGCTAGTGCCCTATCCAGTGCTGTTTCCACACTTGCCAACACAGGAATGTCATTTAGCAGGatggatgagaaagaaaagcagcaggcatTGGAGGAGGAGCAAGCTAGACTGCAGGCACTTAAG GAGCAGCGATTAAGGGAGATTTCTGTAGTATCAAATTCCACTTCCACATCAGCATCCCCAAGCACCTTATCAGGAAAAAGTGTGAATACCACTGTAGCTGTTGACCTCTTTGCAGTACCAGCACCCACAACAAACAG CATGCCCAACCTTTCTAGTGATCTTTTTGATCTTCAGCCTGCATTTGTTCCAACTGTGCAGAGTACTCCAGCTATATCAACATCAGCAAGCACTGCTTGGGGAG GTCCTTTCTCGTCCTCAAATGGTTGTGTTGGTTCTCCACCTCATCTGGACATCTTTGACATGAAGCCAGTTGAAGAAGCTGTAAAATCTACTACCCCTTTCATCAATTCTACTTTTTCCTCCAAACAAACGGTGGAACTGTTTAGtg ATGACTTTAGTGGTAATAAACCTACATATGCTTCTGTGTATCATCCTCTGACTATTGATg GTTTTCCTCTTCATTCAGCTCCTCCAAGTACCACCTCTTCAACAATAAATGTCGACTTTGATGCTGTTTTTGGAGGAAAATCTACAGCACCAGAATACAGGACTACAGGTG ATGATGTATTGCAACCCACGGTAGCATCACAAAGTCAAAGAACCACTTCAGCCAATCAGCAGAGTGGAAAAATTTTGGCAAATGACCTCGATTCTTCACTTGCTAATCTAGTGGGAA atCTCGGCTTTGGAGGAACTCCATCCAAAAA ATCGGATATGCAGTGGACCCAGCCTACAGAGAAAAAACTTACTGGTGGAACAAACTGGCAAGCAAAAACAAGCACATCGACCACATGGAACCCTACTCCCTTACCTGCTATTCCACATATG GTACCTGCTCCTATCGCATACCCATTGACCACACCTCAAGTGCCTGTATATGGAATG GTACCTCCTCAGATTGGAGCTGCTCCCTTGATGGCACCCCAGTCAATGATGTATACGCAGCCTGGTCTAAGGCCAACAAATCCTTTTGCACCTGTTTCTGAAACTCAG ATACAGTTTATGTAG
- the LOC142063427 gene encoding phosphatidylinositol-binding clathrin assembly protein-like isoform X3, which produces MMSGQSITDRITAAQHSVTGSAVAKAVCKATTHEVMGPKKKHLDYLIQCTNEMNVNIPQLADTLFERTANSSWVVVFKALITTHHLMMYGNERFIQYLASRNTLFNLNNYLDKSAMQGYDMSTFIRRYSRYLNEKALSYRLVAVDFTKMKRGIDGVMRTMNAEKLLKTLPIIQNQLDTLLDFDANPNELTNGVINAAFMLLFKDSIRLFAAYNEGIINLLERYFDMKKNQCKEGLDIYKKFLARMTKLSEFLKVAEQVGIDQGDIPDLTQAPSSLLEALEQHLASVEGKKTKEVSAASRASALSSAVSTLANTGMSFSRMDEKEKQQALEEEQARLQALKEQRLREISVVSNSTSTSASPSTLSGKSVNTTVAVDLFAVPAPTTNSMPNLSSDLFDLQPAFVPTVQSTPAISTSASTAWGGPFSSSNGCVGSPPHLDIFDMKPVEEAVKSTTPFINSTFSSKQTVELFSGFPLHSAPPSTTSSTINVDFDAVFGGKSTAPEYRTTGDDVLQPTVASQSQRTTSANQQSGKILANDLDSSLANLVGNLGFGGTPSKKSDMQWTQPTEKKLTGGTNWQAKTSTSTTWNPTPLPAIPHMVPAPIAYPLTTPQVPVYGMVPPQIGAAPLMAPQSMMYTQPGLRPTNPFAPVSETQIQFM; this is translated from the exons ATGATGTCGGGACAGTCGATCACCGACCGCATCACGGCGGCGCAGCACAGTGTCACTGGCTCAGCCGTCGCCAAAGCCGTCTGCAAGGCGACGACCCACGAGGTGATGGGCCCCAAGAAGAAGCACCTGGACT ATCTAATACAGTGCACAAATGAAATGAATGTGAATATTCCGCAGTTGGCAGACACACTCTTTGAGAGAACTGCAAACAGTAGCTGGGTTGTAGTGTTCAAAGCTCTAATTACAACACACCACCTCATGATGTATGGAAACGAG CGCTTTATCCAGTATCTTGCATCCCGAAACACTTTGTTCAATTTAAATAACTACCTGGACAAAAGTGCCATGCAGG GTTATGATATGTCTACCTTCATTAGGCGATATAGCAGATACTTGAATGAAAAAGCACTTTCATATAGACTTGTAGCAGTTGACTTCACCAAAATGAAGAGAGG GATAGATGGAGTGATGAGAACCATGAATGctgaaaagctgctgaaaaccCTTCCAATCATACAGAACCAGCTTGACACACTCCTTGATTTTGAT GCAAATCCAAATGAACTAACAAATGGTGTTATAAATGCTGCCTTCATGCTCCTCTTTAAAGATTCCATTAGACTTTTTGCAGCATACAATGAGGGGATTATTAATCTTTTAG aaagatattttgatATGAAGAAGAACCAGTGCAAAGAAGGCTTGGATATTTACAAAAAATTTCTAGCCAGAATGACCAAATTGTCAGAATTCCTCAAAGTAGCAGAG CAAGTTGGAATTGATCAGGGTGACATTCCAGATCTTACTCAG GCACCCAGCAGCTTgcttgaagcactggaacagcaTTTGGCCTctgtggaggggaagaaaacaaaagaagtctctgctgccagcag aGCTAGTGCCCTATCCAGTGCTGTTTCCACACTTGCCAACACAGGAATGTCATTTAGCAGGatggatgagaaagaaaagcagcaggcatTGGAGGAGGAGCAAGCTAGACTGCAGGCACTTAAG GAGCAGCGATTAAGGGAGATTTCTGTAGTATCAAATTCCACTTCCACATCAGCATCCCCAAGCACCTTATCAGGAAAAAGTGTGAATACCACTGTAGCTGTTGACCTCTTTGCAGTACCAGCACCCACAACAAACAG CATGCCCAACCTTTCTAGTGATCTTTTTGATCTTCAGCCTGCATTTGTTCCAACTGTGCAGAGTACTCCAGCTATATCAACATCAGCAAGCACTGCTTGGGGAG GTCCTTTCTCGTCCTCAAATGGTTGTGTTGGTTCTCCACCTCATCTGGACATCTTTGACATGAAGCCAGTTGAAGAAGCTGTAAAATCTACTACCCCTTTCATCAATTCTACTTTTTCCTCCAAACAAACGGTGGAACTGTTTAGtg GTTTTCCTCTTCATTCAGCTCCTCCAAGTACCACCTCTTCAACAATAAATGTCGACTTTGATGCTGTTTTTGGAGGAAAATCTACAGCACCAGAATACAGGACTACAGGTG ATGATGTATTGCAACCCACGGTAGCATCACAAAGTCAAAGAACCACTTCAGCCAATCAGCAGAGTGGAAAAATTTTGGCAAATGACCTCGATTCTTCACTTGCTAATCTAGTGGGAA atCTCGGCTTTGGAGGAACTCCATCCAAAAA ATCGGATATGCAGTGGACCCAGCCTACAGAGAAAAAACTTACTGGTGGAACAAACTGGCAAGCAAAAACAAGCACATCGACCACATGGAACCCTACTCCCTTACCTGCTATTCCACATATG GTACCTGCTCCTATCGCATACCCATTGACCACACCTCAAGTGCCTGTATATGGAATG GTACCTCCTCAGATTGGAGCTGCTCCCTTGATGGCACCCCAGTCAATGATGTATACGCAGCCTGGTCTAAGGCCAACAAATCCTTTTGCACCTGTTTCTGAAACTCAG ATACAGTTTATGTAG
- the LOC142063427 gene encoding phosphatidylinositol-binding clathrin assembly protein-like isoform X4, with protein sequence MMSGQSITDRITAAQHSVTGSAVAKAVCKATTHEVMGPKKKHLDYLIQCTNEMNVNIPQLADTLFERTANSSWVVVFKALITTHHLMMYGNERFIQYLASRNTLFNLNNYLDKSAMQGYDMSTFIRRYSRYLNEKALSYRLVAVDFTKMKRGIDGVMRTMNAEKLLKTLPIIQNQLDTLLDFDANPNELTNGVINAAFMLLFKDSIRLFAAYNEGIINLLERYFDMKKNQCKEGLDIYKKFLARMTKLSEFLKVAEQVGIDQGDIPDLTQAPSSLLEALEQHLASVEGKKTKEVSAASRASALSSAVSTLANTGMSFSRMDEKEKQQALEEEQARLQALKEQRLREISVVSNSTSTSASPSTLSGKSVNTTVAVDLFAVPAPTTNSMPNLSSDLFDLQPAFVPTVQSTPAISTSASTAWGGPFSSSNGCVGSPPHLDIFDMKPVEEAVKSTTPFINSTFSSKQTVELFSGFPLHSAPPSTTSSTINVDFDAVFGGKSTAPEYRTTDDVLQPTVASQSQRTTSANQQSGKILANDLDSSLANLVGNLGFGGTPSKKSDMQWTQPTEKKLTGGTNWQAKTSTSTTWNPTPLPAIPHMVPAPIAYPLTTPQVPVYGMVPPQIGAAPLMAPQSMMYTQPGLRPTNPFAPVSETQIQFM encoded by the exons ATGATGTCGGGACAGTCGATCACCGACCGCATCACGGCGGCGCAGCACAGTGTCACTGGCTCAGCCGTCGCCAAAGCCGTCTGCAAGGCGACGACCCACGAGGTGATGGGCCCCAAGAAGAAGCACCTGGACT ATCTAATACAGTGCACAAATGAAATGAATGTGAATATTCCGCAGTTGGCAGACACACTCTTTGAGAGAACTGCAAACAGTAGCTGGGTTGTAGTGTTCAAAGCTCTAATTACAACACACCACCTCATGATGTATGGAAACGAG CGCTTTATCCAGTATCTTGCATCCCGAAACACTTTGTTCAATTTAAATAACTACCTGGACAAAAGTGCCATGCAGG GTTATGATATGTCTACCTTCATTAGGCGATATAGCAGATACTTGAATGAAAAAGCACTTTCATATAGACTTGTAGCAGTTGACTTCACCAAAATGAAGAGAGG GATAGATGGAGTGATGAGAACCATGAATGctgaaaagctgctgaaaaccCTTCCAATCATACAGAACCAGCTTGACACACTCCTTGATTTTGAT GCAAATCCAAATGAACTAACAAATGGTGTTATAAATGCTGCCTTCATGCTCCTCTTTAAAGATTCCATTAGACTTTTTGCAGCATACAATGAGGGGATTATTAATCTTTTAG aaagatattttgatATGAAGAAGAACCAGTGCAAAGAAGGCTTGGATATTTACAAAAAATTTCTAGCCAGAATGACCAAATTGTCAGAATTCCTCAAAGTAGCAGAG CAAGTTGGAATTGATCAGGGTGACATTCCAGATCTTACTCAG GCACCCAGCAGCTTgcttgaagcactggaacagcaTTTGGCCTctgtggaggggaagaaaacaaaagaagtctctgctgccagcag aGCTAGTGCCCTATCCAGTGCTGTTTCCACACTTGCCAACACAGGAATGTCATTTAGCAGGatggatgagaaagaaaagcagcaggcatTGGAGGAGGAGCAAGCTAGACTGCAGGCACTTAAG GAGCAGCGATTAAGGGAGATTTCTGTAGTATCAAATTCCACTTCCACATCAGCATCCCCAAGCACCTTATCAGGAAAAAGTGTGAATACCACTGTAGCTGTTGACCTCTTTGCAGTACCAGCACCCACAACAAACAG CATGCCCAACCTTTCTAGTGATCTTTTTGATCTTCAGCCTGCATTTGTTCCAACTGTGCAGAGTACTCCAGCTATATCAACATCAGCAAGCACTGCTTGGGGAG GTCCTTTCTCGTCCTCAAATGGTTGTGTTGGTTCTCCACCTCATCTGGACATCTTTGACATGAAGCCAGTTGAAGAAGCTGTAAAATCTACTACCCCTTTCATCAATTCTACTTTTTCCTCCAAACAAACGGTGGAACTGTTTAGtg GTTTTCCTCTTCATTCAGCTCCTCCAAGTACCACCTCTTCAACAATAAATGTCGACTTTGATGCTGTTTTTGGAGGAAAATCTACAGCACCAGAATACAGGACTACAG ATGATGTATTGCAACCCACGGTAGCATCACAAAGTCAAAGAACCACTTCAGCCAATCAGCAGAGTGGAAAAATTTTGGCAAATGACCTCGATTCTTCACTTGCTAATCTAGTGGGAA atCTCGGCTTTGGAGGAACTCCATCCAAAAA ATCGGATATGCAGTGGACCCAGCCTACAGAGAAAAAACTTACTGGTGGAACAAACTGGCAAGCAAAAACAAGCACATCGACCACATGGAACCCTACTCCCTTACCTGCTATTCCACATATG GTACCTGCTCCTATCGCATACCCATTGACCACACCTCAAGTGCCTGTATATGGAATG GTACCTCCTCAGATTGGAGCTGCTCCCTTGATGGCACCCCAGTCAATGATGTATACGCAGCCTGGTCTAAGGCCAACAAATCCTTTTGCACCTGTTTCTGAAACTCAG ATACAGTTTATGTAG